In one window of Miscanthus floridulus cultivar M001 chromosome 12, ASM1932011v1, whole genome shotgun sequence DNA:
- the LOC136495666 gene encoding uncharacterized protein gives MSYRSEKEVRTHVALRGFDESFIQGEGNSEPSLVENDNNDGPAVDHAESSHDLVSSLIRGVIHGEITGRDEDEPNATAKKLFRLLEEAKKELYPGCKEVTKISFIVMLFQIKCMDGISNSSLERILRLFLLVLPAGHCLPASLEKVEKVVRDLGLHYDKIHACVNDCVLFRGDYAKLDKCPTCGESRWKETGGTEKDDHVDIDCGKKQKCFARKILRYFPLIPRLQRLYMRSSTSKLMRWHEEELVNDGKMRHPADSLAWKHVNSEYKDFAKDPRNIRLGLAADGFNPFGMLNVAYTTWPVILIPYNLPPWLCLKQPYWMMSMLIPGPKSPGMNIDVYLQPLIVEFIELWVTGVETWDENKKETFTLHALLLWTINDFPAYAMLSGWSTKGKFACPYCHKDTEYLWLKFGSKHCYMGHRRFLPQNHRWRKSKTSFNNMTEMREAPMPLTGAQVLQQYESFEQPEFGKATRKRKQREEDSRWHNWRKKSIFFQLPYWEKLLVRHNLDVMHIEKNVCESIIGTLLHIDGKSKDSEKARLDMQHLGIRQDQHPVVKNGKYILPSSLYSLNRDQKKMLCTFLEGVRMPDGYASNIKRCVDVNGCKVSGLKSHDYHVILQKLLPLVARHILPEAVARPLIELSRFFNALCSKELVQTHLETLSSSIAETLCKLEMIFPPAFFDIMMHLPVHLAEEAKFGGPVCYRWMYPIERYLRTLKGYVRNKAHPEGSIAEGYILEECMTFCSRFLEDIETKLDRPMRHERSVVNEPPAGSSIVGSIDYSKKGCKLEHLPKSEMLRMRHYMLSNCDEALRWIEKHKELLRRTSAQGVDKRHREHFVGWFERKAKELYEERKISEELYDLSQGPHYVARVFNRCVINDFFFRTAAIEASFNTQNSGVLVKGDDSTSNMDWYGVLNKVIALDFPGEKEVILFECDWFDVPAASKSKSKGFSKDQYGIIDIDTTRRRYMNDPYVLGTQVEQVFYVKCANKPKWSSVVRMKPRTLFSMPEQGETEQQGQIDIDSVDVGVEDMDICIQLRELTNWTRNDLDGVTGDASIIQSAIPVPEPDQDDIPDDDDENDDTYINDGHVAPVNTLGQGEEDELFT, from the exons TGATAACAATGATGGCCCTGCGGTAGATCATGCTGAAAGTTCCCATGATTTAGTTTCTTCACTAATTAGAGGTGTTATACATGGAGAAATCACAGGAAGAGATGAGGACGAGCCAAATGCAACTGCAAAAAAACTTTTCAGGCTACTAGAAGAGGCAAAGAAAGAGTTGTATCCAGGTTGCAAAGAGGTTACAAAGATTTCTTTCATTGTCATGCTATTTCAGATTAAATGCATGGATGGCATTAGTAATAGCAGTTTAGAACGCATACTTCGGTTGTTCTTGCTTGTGCTTCCTGCTGGCCATTGTCTCCCAGCTTCCTTGGAAAAAGTGGAGAAGGTTGTTCGAGATCTTGGCCTGCATTACGATAAGATTCATGCCTGTGTCAATGACTGTGTGTTATTTCGTGGAGATTATGCTAAATTGGATAAGTGTCCAACATGTGGAGAATCTAGATGGAAAGAGACAGGCGGTACTGAAAAGGATGATCATGTTGACATTGATTGTGGAAAGAAGCAGAAGTGTTTTGCACGTAAGATCCTTCGTTATTTTCCACTTATTCCTCGCTTGCAAAGATTGTATATGAGATCATCGACATCAAAGCTGATGCGTTGGCATGAGGAAGAACTAGTAAATGATGGGAAAATGCGTCACCCGGCAGACTCATTGGCATGGAAGCATGTGAATAGCGAGTATAAGGATTTTGCTAAGGACCCTCGCAACATACGGCTCGGTCTTGCAGCTGATGGCTTCAATCCGTTTGGGAtgttgaatgttgcatatactaCATGGCCTGTCATCCTAATCCCTTACAACTTGCCTCCTTGGTTGTGTTTGAAGCAACCCTATTGGATGATGTCTATGTTGATTCCAGGGCCAAAATCACCTGGAATGAATATTGATGTCTATTTGCAACCTCTAATTGTCGAGTTCATAGAGTTATGGGTGACAGGTGTTGAAACATGGGATGAGAATAAGAAGGAGACGTTTACTCTTCATGCGCTTCTGTTGTGGACTATAAATGACTTCCCTGCTTATGCCATGCTATCTGGTTGGAGTACTAAAGGAAAGTTTGCATGCCCATACTGCCACAAAGATACAGAGTACTTATGGTTGAAATTTGGGTCAAAGCATTGTTACATGGGTCATCGTCGATTTCTCCCTCAGAACCATAGGTGGCGCAAGAGCAAAACAAGCTTCAACAACATGACAGAGATGAGGGAGGCACCTATGCCACTAACCGGTGCTCAGGTTCTACAACAGTATGAAAGTTTTGAGCAACCAGAATTTGGGAAAGCAACAAGGAAGAGGAAGCAACGTGAAGAAGACAGTAGGTGGCACAACTGGAGGAAGAAGAGTATATTTTTTCAGCTTCCTTACTGGGAAAAATTGCTTGTAAGGCATAACTTGGATGTTATGCACATCGAGAAAAATGTCTGTGAAAGCATTATTGGGACATTGCTTCACATAGATGGTAAGAGTAAGGATAGTGAAAAGGCGAGGCTTGACATGCAACATCTTGGGATACGGCAGGATCAGCATCCGGTGGTGAAGAATGGAAAGTATATTTTGCCATCATCATTGTACTCCTTAAACAGGGACCAGAAGAAGATGCTATGCACATTCTTAGAAGGAGTGAGGATGCCTGACGGTTACGCGTCTAATATAAAGAGATGTGTGGATGTGAATGGATGTAAGGTTTCTGGACTAAAATCACATGACTATCATGTTATTTTACAGAAACTGTTGCCCTTAGTTGCAAGGCATATCTTGCCTGAAGCTGTTGCTAGACCATTGATTGAGCTTAGCAGGTTTTTCAATGCGCTGTGTTCAAAGGAGCTGGTGCAAACTCATTTAGAAACACTAAGCTCTTCAATTGCAGAGACTTTATGTAAGCTTGAGATGATATTTCCACCAGCATTCTTTGACATTATGATGCATTTGCCGGTTCATTTAGCTGAGGAGGCTAAATTTGGTGGACCTGTGTGTTATCGGTGGATGTATCCAATCGAGAGGTATCTACGTACACTTAAAGGATATGTTAGGAACAAGGCACATCCAGAAGGTTCGATAGCAGAGGGATATATCTTAGAGGAGTGCATGACATTCTGCTCTCGCTTCCTAGAAGACATTGAAACGAAGCTGGATCGACCAATGCGCCATGAGAGGAGCGTGGTCAATGAACCACCGGCTGGGTCTAGCATAGTTGGCAGCATCGACTACAGTAAGAAAGGCTGCAAATTAGAGCATCTTCCTAAATCTGAAATGTTGCGGATGCGGCACTATATGTTATCAAACTGTGATGAGGCACTGAGATGGATCGA GAAGCATAAGGAGCTGTTGAGAAGAACTAGCGCACAAGGCGTTGATAAGCGTCACAGGGAGCATTTTGTTGGATGGTTTGAACGTAAG GCCAAGGAACTTTATGAAGAGCGGAAGATCAGTGAAGAGCTATATGATCTTTCACAGGGTCCTCATTATGTGGCTCGGGTTTTCAACAGATGCGTAattaatgatttttttttccGAACCGCTGCTATAGAGGCTAGCTTCAATACACAAAATTCAGGAGTTCTAGTGAAGGGTGATGATAGTACGAGCAATATGGATTGGTACGGTGTCCTTAATAAGGTAATCGCACTAGATTTCCCTGGTGAAAAAGAAGTCATATTGTTTGAGTGTGATTGGTTTGATGTTCCTGCCGCATCCAAGAGTAAAAGTAAAGGGTTCAGTAAGGATCAATATGGGATTATAGATATTGATACAACTCGTCGTCGATATATGAATGATCCTTACGTTCTGGGGACTCAAGTGGAGCAGGTTTTTTACGTTAAATGTGCAAATAAACCCAAATGGAGTAGTGTTGTTAGAATGAAGCCTAGGACCTTGTTTTCCATGCCAGAACAAGGAGAAACTGAACAACAGGGACAGATTGATATTGACTCAGTCGATGTAGGTGTGGAGGACATGGACATTTGTATCCAGCTTAGAGAGTTGACAAATTGGACAAGGAATGACCTCGATGGAGTGACTGGAGATGCCAGCATTATTCAAAGTGCTATACCTGTGCCAGAACCAGATCAAGATGACAtacctgatgatgatgatgagaatgatgacaCCTACATCAACGACGGGCATGTTGCACCTGTCAACACTTTAGGCCAGGGAGAGGAAGATGAGCTTTTTACATAA